ttcacaaggtagggGTTAAGGCTTCATACACAATACCATCACTGAACCTCACTTGTGGAATTACACTTGTATATATTATTGTTGCTCTCTTTCGCTAGCACAAATATTCAATAACAATGTCCACAAAAACcacctaatattttttttttcgctataatttgaatagaaacTCATGAAAAATCCATCTACACACTCCAATTGCTTACTTTGAATAATTTTCAACCCACTTCATCGACCCCAACACCTTACCTTTAGGGTTTTTCTTTCCATTTAGAAAATTGGGATGATTCCCTTACTTCCTTTTCTTGTCTAAGGATCAACTATATTCAGAATACCCTTTTGCCTTCAGTGATTTCACTTTTCATCATTGAACATACCTGGGACAACATTGTTTCTCATTATGTGATCATAATCTGTAATAGCCAGGACATCAATAAAACCAAGAATCAGAGAAATTAATAGTTTCATAATCAACTTATGGTTTTTTTTACTACAAAGCACaaccaaaataaattgaatatgtGCAAAATGTACATGTCAAATCCTCAACTATGACACAAAATGTTATATGGAAGCACAACCTTTGAAGATCTTCACACTGCTCTCTACCAAAAGAACTTGAACTCTACATATCTAATGATGTAAAGATTACACGCAACGGAATTATTGCCTTTTCAGATAaatcaaaatacaaattttgaagGGAATGATCAAATAGGCCAGAGAGAGACTCTGTTAGTAAAGCAAAAACAACTCTCTCATACAACCCTCCGAaataataaccaaaaaaataaaagaattggAAACAGCTTGGCCATAATACACCCTTACTACTTCCTGTTTCCTGCTTTTCGCTTAATTTCAGTTGGCATGGCATGCCTCCCATTCCGTAGAGGTGTATGGACAATTCCATTTGTCTTTCGTGATGGTGAAGGCCCTACTTTGTAAGGCATGTTCCTGCGACAATCAGTTAAATGAAATGTTAAACGTGAAATGAGCCCGAATAGAGTAGAACAAACCGACCCTTACTAGTTTGGAGATTGAAAtgtagttgattgattgatcaACAACTATTATTGATCAACTCTTCAAGTGTTTATAAATAGGTGAATGCATGAGAGATTACCTCGTTTCTGGGCTCTTTGCATGCTTTGGATTTGATCTCTGGATCCTTGACTCATTCCCACTAGTCAAACAGTTTAGTTTGGAATTATTGAATTGCCAAAGCAAATCAGGCTCAGATGAATCACTGGTCGTGGCATCAAATTCTTCCAGCTCATCAGCAGGAGTGATGTCAAAGTGTTCACCCAATGGGATAAGCTTACTTGATTTTTCTTGGCTTAATTTAGATGATTCTGAAAGATATTTCTGAGCAAAGGCATCAGACATGCCATTTTCAGATTCCCAATATCCAAAGGGCTTCCCCACTCCATGGATAGTGTCCTGTTTGTTCACCATTACTTTGTCTACCCACTCACCTGTGCCCGTGTCTTTATCATATCCCACGTAGTTTTCACATGGACTGTTGACTGGTGGCCATGGAGGAGAATTTCCTAGTAACTCATCAAGATCATAGCTTGGCTTCTTTTGTCTGAATGCAGAATTACTGGATATCTGCACATAAGTAGATGTCAAAGCAAGGTCTTGCAGATTACAACCACGTACATCAAAATGGGTACTGATAGGAAACTTCTCTAACGTTTCGAACTTTTACGTGGGAGAGGCAGGTAGTTAATCTCCacttctcttcttctccttATTTAGTCGTATTAGTTAGTATTCACGTAATATCTTATTCTTCAACCGTGCTCTGTTTATTTTGCTATGTTGCTATATAGCTATATTTTCCTCTCAATCAATTACACTTCTTTTGAGCCGAGTgtctatcagaaacaacctcGCTACCTCACAAATGTCTGTATACATTCTACCCTCCCTAAACCCCATTTGTGGgactacactgggtatgttgtaaGACTTGACTAATGGTATGTTGTGCTCTAGTTTTGGTATAAGCTTATTCAAGTTTAGTGCTCTTCCAAGTATTGCAGCATCTATTTATTGTTTGAGCTAAAACACCACTAAACACTAAAAAACTTCGATAAATTATTCTTCGATAGAAGAGTTTGTATTGTGTAATAAATAATTGCACTTCTAGAGATAATCAAGTCTAGAGACTCTACCTCTATGTTGCCAACATCGTCCATTGGTCTCCTCTGGACATTTGAATCGCCTAGAATTTCTCTTTTCTGTAGGTTAGATTGAATGGGTGATGGCTGCATTCCACATGGACTGCTCATTTCCTTATGCTTCATGGGAACTGACTCTTCCTTTTTTGCTAGTGCTGCTTTCAAAGATGCAATCTGATAAAACAAAGATATTGTCCTTCAGAACAAACCAATCTATACCAGGAATACTTTTTATACTAGAAAGAAAAggcaattaaaatgaaaaaaagaagaaaagaaaacctGTTCTTTGAGCTCTTTGACATCTGTAGAGTCTTTATTTACTCGTGCAGCGCCTAGTTCAACAGTAGAAACACGTTCTGCAAATTTAAGTGTGCTAATTGTTTCTCCTACTGCTTCAGGCTCAGGGCTTATGTGAACGAACATCAAAGTTTTGGCTTGCCCTCCTACAAGAAAGTCATGTACCAAAAACCAATCATTACTAGACAGGAAGAAATGAGTCATGAGAACAATCGAGTTCCATTATCTACTTATATCCTACCAAGTGAGTCTTGTAGAAGCTGTGTAAGTTTGCTGTTACGGTATGGGACATGTGCATTCTTTTGGGCAAGAGCAGAGATAACATCACCCAAAGCTGAAAGAGACTTGTTAATGTGCTGAGCCTCTTTAAGTCTATCTCCTGTTACTTCAGATTTGTTCACTCTCTCACTTCCTGCAAGATCAACCAAATGCATACAACCACGAAGAATAGCTCCAGAAGCCACATCTCTACCCTGAACATGAACTGTTAGGCAACTGCACATTCAAGACCAGAAAGAATTAGCATCTCCACTATAAGTTTCTTACAAAGCACTAGAAATCAAATTAAGAGAAAGAAAAGATTCTGCATTCAGACCTGTGGGAGCGGCTACTGCGGTCGTTGAGCGCTGTTGCACCCACTGAACGATTCTTTTGCCCTAAATTCATCAGATCAATAACATCACAAGTTGAAGCTACACGAACCAAGCTTGCATCTGGTACAGTTAGTCCTTGAGAAGCACTACGGATTTCTAACGTAATTCTGGGTTAAGGAATGCAGGAGTATTAAGGCTTTAAGCACGACAGGTTGAGATCAACACATTGTGTAAAAACACATAGCTTAACGTCacttaaaaagtaaataatataacaatgtTTGTTGCCAAACATTCAATATATCCAGAAGAAGATTAGTAAAGATCATTaaaatgtaaatgatgagaTATTGAGAAGGATATCTTTTGTTTACACCATCAGAAGCTAGGAGATCCCTAACTTGCTCATTGTATATCTCAATCATCTGTACAGACACATCATAGTGGATGGTGTCCTTTCTTTGTTCTGCGAGAAGGAATAGATCACCTAAAGCCCTGTAGTTTACTCCTTGACTTTGTTCTGTGAGATTGTTAGGTCCCGTCTGAATACAACAAAGGAGCTTCTTAGCACATACAACAGAGAGAATAAGATTTTACTTGTGATGGAGATATTTTTCTTTAACTAACCATTGTGTAGGTTTTTCCTGATCCTGTTTGGCCATAAGCAAAAATGCAGACATTATAGCCATCAAGAACTGATCTTATCAGTGGTTGCGTATCAGAAAATACTTCGCCTGACAGAAAAGTAAGAACTAAGAAGTGGAAACCACTGAAGAAAGCTGAGGTGTAACATAATCAAAAGTCAAGATTCCAATCTTTATAAAAGTTAAACCTAAATACCATTTTACCAACATTATATACTCTTTTATATTTGACATTTACCTTGAGTTGAGCAAGATCCAAATACTTTATTGAAGTTGAAAGACTTTCGTCCTCTGCCATTCTTTGATGGAATACTAATTGTGATGGTACCATCTTCTATGTGATCCACAGAACTAGCAGAATTAGATTGCCCAGGCAAAAAGGGTCTTACTCGACAGTAAACCCTTATGCTTCCTAATTGAGCAGAAACAGACAACCTTCAGTTCAAAGGCTGAGTAAGAGATGAAGAAAGACACAGTGACATGGTCTACCACATAAGAATGTTACCTTTAAGGTCCTGAACTTGATTATAAAGCTTGCgattttcttcaagaactctATGATAACCAGAAGCTGCATGAGCTAGGCCATTTATGTGCATGCCTGCAATATAATTAGGTGGAAATGCTCAATCAAGGaatatacataaatcaatgAGATCCCCACACcacataaccaaaaaaaataatgaatcgTGCAATATTCCTACCAATACTACGCATTTCCTCATGAAACTTCATCTGCATGAACTGCATACCCGCTTTGGTAGTCAAAAGAGTTTGCTTCAGGTTCTACAATAGGACAGTAAGGCTCATGAGAACATAGaggagaaattgaaattttcatCTTTGAGGGTCTAGTCATGCTTAGCGATCTTCAATGCTTACCTTAATGTCTTTTTGCTGTTGGTCAACTATGGTGTATTGTTTCACATATCTTCTTTCACGTTCTTCATCCGGCAAGGAGTCCGCTTTCTTCTCAAGGGTCACATTCCTCTGGTCAACCTGATTTAGAAGGAAGAAAAAATTGCAAATATGAGGGATCATGTCTTTTGACATGAAATTGTACTTCTTTAATTAAAACAGAAGGATGTTATGAATTAGATACCTCACCTTTGCACTATCAGAAGTCTGTCTTATGAGGGATTTGTTATCACAAGAACCAGTTGAATCATCTGTAGTTGCTCTACTCTGATGGAAGGATGTTACATGGTTTGTCAGAGCATAAGATGACACAtgtaaataacattaaaaaagtAGAGTAATTATTCTACTTTTTCTTGTTTGTGTAGATATTGTAAGAAGGAATCAAAGGCTGGAGTCAATAAAAGGAGTTTATACGAGCATAAGAATGGAAAGAGAAAACTGAGAGCACTGAATCAATAGTGACTACAAGGGAAGTTAGAATCCAACTTCAACAATGAATGATCTAGTAATTGAGAAGATAGGTGAGTATAAATAAACCTACCGGTTCAATTTTGCTTGCAACGCGATGCTCAAATTCCTGAACAACCTTGTTTAACACCGACTCCACAAGCTGTAGCATGCACAACATTTCTGGAGTTAAGAACAAATGGCACTATATACCAAATAAAATCACAGATAATAGCTAATAACTCTCGAGCAGTTTCCAGGTGGTGAACTGTAGGAGTCTGCAGGAAGTTCTACCATCACATGCATATCATAGGTTAGGTCAAACAAAGAATCATATCTTCAAAGTAAATGATTGTGAGAAATGTTTTTCTAGTTAACATATATGTGAAAGAAATTCTGGTGCAGGATTTGATGTCATGAGTTGTTATGACAATACCAGACAAAAGAATTTTAAAGTCATCAGCGAGGACATCAACCATATCTGAAGAGCTAATCGTGTAAATTACTTTAAATACAGAAGGTCAATACTTCTGGTGACAAGGAACCAAACGACATTGAACTTGTGAATTGCAAATACACGTAATTTACAGTAAAATCAagaatgtaaaaatattttttaactgtCAAGCTATCAGGGAATAGCCTGAGCAACAAGGGGTTCCAAGGACTACAAGGTCCAGAGATATTCCACCAGACAACTAGGTCGTTTATACACTTCATTTGTAAATTAACTTCCCATCTCCAATTTCCCCGACACAGGATAATTTTCCATAATTCACTCAAAAAGAAAATCCAACGCCAGGAAATAACATTTCATGAGAAACTAAATCTCAGGCTAGTACAATGTTAAACAATGTCCAACTAGTCTAAGTTCACTTGATTTCTTTTCTACATGTCTAAGTTCTTTACTGCTTGCTTGACACTCCCTACTTCAGCTGAAAAGATTGAACAAGTGCAAGTAATTTAAATGAAAGTGTAGGAACAAGTGAAATGATTGAAGCTTTCACAGCATTGCTTCCACTTAGTACTACAAAAATGTAAAAGGAGAGTTTATCAAGCTTAATGAATTTCAACTTACATTAGGAACCTCTTCTGGCTTCCTATCAGTTAGAATTGCACGAACAAGCATGCTCAAGGAAGAGCTGGACTGTAAGGATAAGAGTTGATTAGTGTTCGTCCATTAAATTCATTATTCTCAATGAATGTAATGCTTTCCTCAGTCAAGCAGAGGTTACCTACCGTTTTGTTTTTTTCAGCTTCAATGCATGCACCATTTATAGGTTTCTCATACATACTCCTTGACAATGAATTTGTGAATGGCTCAGAATTTTTCCGCACAATTTGTTTCACTGATgcatttgattttatatttccACCAAATTTCCAGACTCCGGTATTACCTTCTTGCTTCCAATCACTGTAGGATTTAAGTCCCAAAACACAATTCACAATCCTTGATGATTTTCCTCCCTGATAATTGTCAAGAATGCAGCTCTATCATTCAATGACTCCATACTTCTATAGAAGTTCCAATAACAATCATGAGAATGTCTATACAACAACACTAGGACTCAATTACTAAGAGTCCAATTGTGATAATAAACTACTTTGGACCCCCATCAAATGCACTTAATAGTTACCTGCTCCAGATCAGATGCCTCGAATAAAGGAATCCCCAATTCTTGCACAGCAACTAAAAAGTTTCTGACATTCTCAAAGTACTGGTATGCAGACAAGGCAGGTCCATCTGAGGTAATTGCAGAGTCACTCTCAACAACCTGTAGTAGTTGATCAATGATAAAGGTCAATCTCTGAAATGAAAAAACAACAATTCTGCCAACAAATAGGTCCATTATCAAGAATCTTCTTTAATCTTCAACTTGCAATTTTCCTTTTCGAGTGAATCAATTCTACCAGTATTGGATTGAGGGATAGTTGATTGATTGGTTGATTTCCTTTATTATAGTAGATGGGGTTGGATTGATTACCTTGGGCACAGCTCCAGGTTGaattttattaagtacattGCAAAGGATCATTCCACTCCTTAAACCAAGCCTGAACTCTTCCTCAGATGGTTCAGCTGGCAAACATTTAGCTCCCACAATTCCAACTATCTTTCTTATCCACGCGGCTGCATCGTACCTCCTTCTTGCTACAATTCAAACAAAGGATCATCAGATCACTCAACATCAATGATTTGGAAATGATAATACAAATTTCCAACTTATGCTTCTTAAAATCACATGAATATGCTAGTAATTACATTGAATCAACAGCCTAATCACTCATGATCAGCCACAAAGTAAAAGACACAAAAtacataaaactaaaaatcagTAACAGGAAAGTACAGTAGAATTTACCAGCTTCTTCTGCTTTACGGGCATCCAAATCAAGATTTCTTGATCGGCTATTGTTTCCATGCTGCTGAAGAACATCCTCTACCACAGACGTCACCGAGAAAGACAATGCTCCATCAGCCGCCATTTTTTTAGTTCAAACAGCTAAAGAAACCACCTTTATCTTGATAATAATACTATTGAATACCTAAACATCAAAGTTCCCTAAAAATCACCAGAACCCCAATCAGCAAATTATCTGAAAGAACCCAAGAATGAAAGGTCAGACATCAAATCCCCAAAAACCAACAAAACCCCAAGtagcaaattatctcaaaaacCCAAGAATGATAGGTCAGGCATCAAATTCCCAATAACCAACAAAACCCCAAGTAGTAAATTCTCCAAAAGAAGTCAAGATTAAGAATTCAGAGCTCAAAACAAGATCTAAACTGATAAACAAAGCTCAGAAAAGACATCCAAGTaataaagattcaatctttttctCTGTAATCTTCTTGTTGTACACACTACTAACTCATTCACCAAATAAAAATTACACTACAAAATACTTGTAATGTGTTATAGACTTCAGTTTTTGGCTTGCTTGATTCCTTTTCCTCTGCTTTTTTCACCTACCCCTCAAACTCAACTCACCTCTCTCCCCCACGAAATGCAAGAAAAGCGCTTTatttgctttatacaaacaacaacaaaacagagaaagaaaaaactgCTGCTTTGAATTGAATTTTGTAGAATTTTAGAAGGCACGTATTACCGAGCCTAATACCGAACCCCATttgaaccaaaaaaaataaaaaatctctctCAGCGCGTTGTACGACTCTTTTGTCGAGCAGGTGGTTAAGTATTTGGGAGTagaaatatatatagagaggcggagtttagaatttttaataagAGGATTTAGAATTTGTAGAAATAAATACATATGCGAATTCAAGAATTGAAGTTCGTGAATTTTTGTGAtgatttcaatttaatatacaaataataactaaatttACGATTGAATATTTAACATATCAATGAAATCTTACTTGTAAGACCTGAGTAGGAGGAGGATAAAGTGTATGTTGATCTTACTCTGTCTCGTAGAGATATAGATATTTGGTATTGGGTAGTACATATTGTATTACATATATAAGATTCGAGTGAAAGTTAGTGGGATCTCATTAACTTGTATATTTCCTCTGGATTTGCGCCTATCTGTTAGTAATCTATTCTAATTTGTTTGtcgtattatttcttttaaattcattctaggaaaaaaataatttgctactctttgttttagttttttatatgacatattttaaaacACAATAAGATATTTTGGTTCATTTTACATATCtttatttaagatcacaagatttgtcgtctttattttttaaaattgtgtcAAATTAGAATGAAGGGAGTAACAAAgagcaaataaaaattattgtgaAGTGATAACTACTTGTTAGTTTTTAATAGGAGATTTTGGATTTGTAAATTTAATCggatccaaaaaaaaatagggaaacttacataaatatactatgataaaaaaatatttaccatttatagcaataatatttttacctcacttgatcacttttaattcatttataatacaagtttaatacatattaataatacaaattttaatgatgaataatacatttatcacacattttaatacacttataatacaatgtgacaattttttaccaaacaaacatgatatatttcaaaaaacaattataattcatatatattgcatacataattcacttttaatacatattacagatttaacaaagcattgctataaatagtaataaacaaaaagtatcgctaaaatcagtaattattttttaaaatgtattaatttatgtaatttgctcaaaaaaatattagttattagggtaaaaattaaataataaataaataataatagtaataataataaggaaatttcttattttaaaaggATTTTTGACTCTAAATAGTTCATCATTGTATTGCCAAAATATGTATtgtaatttcataatttatccGTCACATAcgtattaaaaatataaataataacaatattattCTCTCTAAATAGTCAATTCTGGTATTGTCAAAATACgtattataatttcttaatttatctATCACAAACGTATTATTTAGTTAATATCGCAAACCAAATAAAGAATCATGCATTCtatgaatatttttcttatgtgACTAACTATAAATGTTGCCTATTCAAATTGTTGAGTGATTAGTTTAGTTGaacttattaaatttttttcgcAAGTTTAGTTTTGAAAGTTATTACTGGAGATTACAAGTGTAGTTTTCTATAAGTAATTCAAtgtagtaaaaataataatctagcTTTGTTtgcacaaataaataaattaaattttgtctGACAATAATTAAAGGTGAATTATgtgatttcaaaagttaaatCAAGGAAAAGAAtgttttcttgaatagattgaTTCTCACCACAATGTAAAGAATCCAATGTGTCAATAGAGGAGGCAAaagtaaggaaaatatttttaaaaaaataaataagattattaagtaattataaaatattattttaaattatatttgtatataatctAGTAGAATATTACAACGTGACAAAACTGATTTCTTTCGTATCGAATTCATAGAAAtctaaaaaaagatttttttctactcataattttttttatatatatttaataattaagcataaaatttactttaataATACATGAAGTAAAAAAGACTTAACATCTactatatacacataaaaagataatttttatcttatatatactaattaatttCTGGCAAAGAGGTTCCGATAAACTCACCCCTTTGCTCCCTCTTGGCTCCGCTCTTGGTTGATTGTTAGATATTGGGGAGACAATCGACATAAAATACTGTTTATGAAActtattttctctatttcctatgaaaaaaacctttttttaattttaaaaaacttattttcttttttttttaaaaaataccaaTCAAATGTGAAAAGTTGAGCTATACTAAACACACCCTAAATGAAattccaaaaattaaaaatatgttaacaCAATTCTGACAGGAATGGgtcttttataattttctagAGCATCAAGTAACAGctatattttcaaaaagtattaATGTTTTATCCCTTTATTtctcaataattatttatttcaattctaaacaacaaaaaaaacaagtcTTATCTTTTGAAGCTACATACAaagtttatatatatca
The nucleotide sequence above comes from Solanum pennellii chromosome 9, SPENNV200. Encoded proteins:
- the LOC107031650 gene encoding kinesin-like protein KIN-14I translates to MAADGALSFSVTSVVEDVLQQHGNNSRSRNLDLDARKAEEAARRRYDAAAWIRKIVGIVGAKCLPAEPSEEEFRLGLRSGMILCNVLNKIQPGAVPKVVESDSAITSDGPALSAYQYFENVRNFLVAVQELGIPLFEASDLEQGGKSSRIVNCVLGLKSYSDWKQEGNTGVWKFGGNIKSNASVKQIVRKNSEPFTNSLSRSMYEKPINGACIEAEKNKTSSSSLSMLVRAILTDRKPEEVPNLVESVLNKVVQEFEHRVASKIEPSRATTDDSTGSCDNKSLIRQTSDSAKVDQRNVTLEKKADSLPDEERERRYVKQYTIVDQQQKDIKNLKQTLLTTKAGMQFMQMKFHEEMRSIGMHINGLAHAASGYHRVLEENRKLYNQVQDLKGSIRVYCRVRPFLPGQSNSASSVDHIEDGTITISIPSKNGRGRKSFNFNKVFGSCSTQGEVFSDTQPLIRSVLDGYNVCIFAYGQTGSGKTYTMTGPNNLTEQSQGVNYRALGDLFLLAEQRKDTIHYDVSVQMIEIYNEQVRDLLASDGVNKRLEIRSASQGLTVPDASLVRVASTCDVIDLMNLGQKNRSVGATALNDRSSRSHSCLTVHVQGRDVASGAILRGCMHLVDLAGSERVNKSEVTGDRLKEAQHINKSLSALGDVISALAQKNAHVPYRNSKLTQLLQDSLGGQAKTLMFVHISPEPEAVGETISTLKFAERVSTVELGAARVNKDSTDVKELKEQIASLKAALAKKEESVPMKHKEMSSPCGMQPSPIQSNLQKREILGDSNVQRRPMDDVGNIEISSNSAFRQKKPSYDLDELLGNSPPWPPVNSPCENYVGYDKDTGTGEWVDKVMVNKQDTIHGVGKPFGYWESENGMSDAFAQKYLSESSKLSQEKSSKLIPLGEHFDITPADELEEFDATTSDSSEPDLLWQFNNSKLNCLTSGNESRIQRSNPKHAKSPETRNMPYKVGPSPSRKTNGIVHTPLRNGRHAMPTEIKRKAGNRK